CAGGACCATGCAGCTGCGGCTATTGTAAGAGACAGGAATGTTCCTGTATTTGCATGGAAAGGTGAAACATTAGAAGAATATTGGTGGTGTACTAAGCAAGCATTATCATTTCCTAATGATAAGGGTCCAAACTTAATTGTTGATGATGGAGGAGATGCAACTTTAATGATGCATTTGGGTTATCAAGCGGAACAGGATTCTTCAATTTTGGATAAAGAAGTTGACAGTACAGAGCAAGCTTTATTGTTTAAGCTTTTAAAAGAGACACAAAAAGAAGATTCGCAAAAGTGGAGTAAATTTGTGAAAGAATGGAAAGGAGTTTCGGAAGAAACAACTACAGGGGTTCACAGATTGTATTCAATGAATAAAAATAATGAATTATTGGTTCCAGCAATTAACGTAAATGATTCCGTAACAAAGTCAAAATTTGACAATAAATATGGTTGCAGGGAATCATTAGTAGATTCTATTAAACGAGCAACTGATTTAATGATTTCCGGTAAAATTGCAGTTGTACTAGGATATGGAGATGTAGGGAAAGGATCTGCAGAATCATTAAGGTCAAATGGTGCAAGAGTTATTGTAACAGAGATTGATCCTATATGTGCATTACAAGCATCTATGGAAGGTTTTGAGGTAAAACGTCTAGAAGAAACCTTTGATGAAGGAGACATTTTTGTAACAACAACAGGTAACAAAGATGTTATTACAGCAGAACACATGAAAGCAATGAAAAATATGGCTGTTGTATGTAATATTGGTCATTTTGATAATGAGATACAAGTTGAGAAGCTTGAAAATTTGGACGGAATGGAGAAAATAAATATAAAACCCCAAGTTGATCAGTTTAAATTTTCAGATGGACATTCAATTATTTTACTTGCAGAAGGAAGATTAGTTAATCTCGGTTGTGCAACAGGACATCCATCATTTGTAATGAGCAATTCATTTTCTAATCAAACATTAGCACAAATAGATCTTATGAAAAATGATTATGAAATCGGAGTTTATAGGTTGCCTAAATATTTGGATGAAGAAGTTGCAAGATTACATCTTGAAAAATTAGGTGTTAACTTAACAAAAATGTCAGAGGAGCAATCAAAGTATATTGACATACCAATTGAAGGTCCTTATAAGCCAGATCATTACAGATATTAGAAAAAGAGATGACGAGATTAAGTGTAAACATTAATAAAGTAGCTTTAATAAGGAATTCCAGAATTGGAAATCTTCCTGATGTATTACAAGTTGCAAAAGACTGTGAACATTTTGGTGCTGAAGGTATTACTGTTCATCCTCGTCCTGATGAAAGGCATATACGATACAGTGATGTGATTAATTTAAAATCATCAGTTACAACAGAGTTAAATGTTGAAGGAAATCCTATTTCAAAATTCATGAATCTTGTTTTAGATATTTTGCCAGATCAGGTTACACTTGTTCCTGATTTACCCGATGCATTAACTTCGGATAATGGTTGGGATACTATTAAAGAGAAAAGTTTTTTAACAGAAATTATTTCAGAACTAAAAAACAATGGAATAAGAACATCCATTTTTGTAAATCCTGATTGTAGAATGATAGATGGTGCAAAAAGTGTTGGTGCTGATAGAATAGAATTATATACAGAATCGTATGCAAAAGGATATTTAAAAAACAAAGAAAAAGCAATAAAGTTGTTTGTAGAAGCAGCAAATCATTCAAATAAAATTGGAATTGGGTTTAACGCTGGTCATGATTTAAATTTAGAAAACCTTAATTTTTTTAACACAAAAATAACAGGTTTATTAGAGGTTTCTATAGGACATGCTTTAATTTCAGATTCTTTATATTTAGGATTAGAAAATACAATTCAGTTATACTTAAGAGAATTAAAAAAATAATAATATAAATAGTTATGGATACAAATCTTATATTTTCAAAAAGCAAAAAAGGAAGGAAAGCATACACACTTCCCAAAATTGATGTACCTGATGTAACAAAAGAACTTTCAGTAAAATTTGTCAGGGAGGAAAAAATTGAATTGCCTGAAGTAAGTGAAAACGAGCTTTATAGGCATCTTGTTAAACTTTCGAATAAGAATTTCCATATTGATGTGGGAATGTATCCTTTAGGATCGTGTACTATGAAATACAATCCAAAAGTTAACGAAGTTACATCACGTTTTGATAATTTTTTAAATTTACATCCTTTACAATCGCGGGATAATGTTCAGGGGTCATTAGAGATAATTTACAAAATCCAGGTAATTTTAGAAGAGATATCCGGATTTGATCAAGTTTCAATGTCTCCGGCAGCAGGTGCCCATGGAGAGTTTGCCGGTATTCTTGCAATAAGAAAGTATCATGAAAGCAGAAATGAAATTGAAAAAAGGAGAAAGATTTTAGTTCCTGATTCAGCACACGGAACAAATCCAGCAAGTGCTTCAATGTGTGGTTTTGATGTAGTAAGTATAGAATCTTTAGAAAATGGACAAATTGATATAGAAAGTTTGAAAGATCATTTAGGTGATGATATCGCAGGAATGATGATTACTATGCCAAATACTGTTGGTATTTTTGAGGAGCAGATAACAGAAATTTCTAAATTAGTTCATGAATGTGGAGGTTTGATGTATATGGATGGTGCAAATCTTAATGCAATTATGGGGATTGTAAAGCCAGGAGATATTGGATTTGATGTAATGCATTTTAATTTACACAAAACCTTTTCAACACCTCATGGAGGCGGAGGTCCAGGTTCAGGTCCTGTTGGTGTAAATAAAAAGTTAAGCCAATTTTTACCATCACCAATAGTTGAAAAAGAAGGGAATACTTATAAATTTGCAGAAGTTACTCCTGATTCAATTGGGAAAATGCTTACATTTTGGGGAAATTTTGCAATTATTGTAAGAGCATACACTTATTTAAGAATGCTTGGTGCTGATGGTTTATTTGCAGTTTCTAAAAATGCAATTATAAATGCAAACTATATACTTCAACGATTAAAAGATTATTATGATGCTCCTTATAAAAAAGAAAAAATTATGCATGAAGCAATTCTTTCTTCTGATAGTTTAAAAAAGAAATATGGTATTTCTACTTTTGATGTTGCTAAAAGGCTTCAAGATTATAATTTTCATCCACCAACAATTTATTTCCCGCTTATTGTTCATGAAGCATTAATGATAGAACCAACAGAAACTGAATCAAAAGAAAATATTGACGCATTTTGTGATGCTATGATAAAGATTACAGATGAAGCAAAAAATAATCCTGAAATAGTAAAATCAGCACCAAATAATTTACAAATCGGAAGATTAGATGATGCTTATGCTGCTAAAAATATTAATGTTTGCTGTTATTTAAATTAAAGTATGAAAGAACTCAATAATAATTATCTTTTAGAAAATTGGATTGAGAAGGAAAAAGCAGCTAGTAAGCTTTCCAGAATAGTTGTTGATTTATGGTATAATAAATCTATTGAATTAGTCTTATTTAGGAAAAAGCTTTTT
The sequence above is a segment of the Bacteroidota bacterium genome. Coding sequences within it:
- a CDS encoding pyridoxine 5'-phosphate synthase, yielding MTRLSVNINKVALIRNSRIGNLPDVLQVAKDCEHFGAEGITVHPRPDERHIRYSDVINLKSSVTTELNVEGNPISKFMNLVLDILPDQVTLVPDLPDALTSDNGWDTIKEKSFLTEIISELKNNGIRTSIFVNPDCRMIDGAKSVGADRIELYTESYAKGYLKNKEKAIKLFVEAANHSNKIGIGFNAGHDLNLENLNFFNTKITGLLEVSIGHALISDSLYLGLENTIQLYLRELKK
- the gcvPB gene encoding aminomethyl-transferring glycine dehydrogenase subunit GcvPB, translated to MDTNLIFSKSKKGRKAYTLPKIDVPDVTKELSVKFVREEKIELPEVSENELYRHLVKLSNKNFHIDVGMYPLGSCTMKYNPKVNEVTSRFDNFLNLHPLQSRDNVQGSLEIIYKIQVILEEISGFDQVSMSPAAGAHGEFAGILAIRKYHESRNEIEKRRKILVPDSAHGTNPASASMCGFDVVSIESLENGQIDIESLKDHLGDDIAGMMITMPNTVGIFEEQITEISKLVHECGGLMYMDGANLNAIMGIVKPGDIGFDVMHFNLHKTFSTPHGGGGPGSGPVGVNKKLSQFLPSPIVEKEGNTYKFAEVTPDSIGKMLTFWGNFAIIVRAYTYLRMLGADGLFAVSKNAIINANYILQRLKDYYDAPYKKEKIMHEAILSSDSLKKKYGISTFDVAKRLQDYNFHPPTIYFPLIVHEALMIEPTETESKENIDAFCDAMIKITDEAKNNPEIVKSAPNNLQIGRLDDAYAAKNINVCCYLN
- the ahcY gene encoding adenosylhomocysteinase — translated: MITDFKIADISLADFGRKEIELAEIEMPGLMSIREKYSNEKPLKGVRIMGSLHMTIQTAVLIETLVELGANVRWSSCNIFSTQDHAAAAIVRDRNVPVFAWKGETLEEYWWCTKQALSFPNDKGPNLIVDDGGDATLMMHLGYQAEQDSSILDKEVDSTEQALLFKLLKETQKEDSQKWSKFVKEWKGVSEETTTGVHRLYSMNKNNELLVPAINVNDSVTKSKFDNKYGCRESLVDSIKRATDLMISGKIAVVLGYGDVGKGSAESLRSNGARVIVTEIDPICALQASMEGFEVKRLEETFDEGDIFVTTTGNKDVITAEHMKAMKNMAVVCNIGHFDNEIQVEKLENLDGMEKINIKPQVDQFKFSDGHSIILLAEGRLVNLGCATGHPSFVMSNSFSNQTLAQIDLMKNDYEIGVYRLPKYLDEEVARLHLEKLGVNLTKMSEEQSKYIDIPIEGPYKPDHYRY